GCCATTGTGTGTGAAATGTGCTATGTGAATTAACTTGCCCTTACTTTTAACTTttgccctgtgtgtgtgtgtgtgtgtgtgtgtgtgtgtgtgtgtgtgtgtgtgtgtgtgtgtgtgtatgtctgtgttgAGGGGGCTTAGTTTGGTTTGTCACCTTTTTTACCCGATGAGTTTGCACCCCAGTTAACAGCTACATGCtgactattaaaatgttcttactTTGCTGTATAAAAGTACTGAGAACTTACTGAGGATTTGTTGCGTGTCTACTAATATGCTGTTGAACATCTGCAACTTGAATTAATAACATACTGATAACACTTTCCTGACCAAATTTTTAATAGCTGTTTACATGTTGTAGACATTGTATTGATTGCTACAAAACGTTTAATAGACAACCTACAGATGCTACTCTGATGAGAGTAAGTAGATATTCACTTGCAAAGTAACTAACAGTCAGTAGACTATCTATagggggaccatcaaaataaagtgttaccaaattattTTCTGCGTATACATAGCACGTCAAACTTGAACAGTAATAGGACATCGGGTCCAAGTCAGTCAGTCTTGCGAATTTGTTTATGGTagcagttaaaatgttaatgtactGCTAGTCATTTGTCCTGCATTACTCATTGTTTAGTTTAGCACGAATTATGAAACTTTCTCATTAGTTCTCTGggaagaatgaaaaaaaaagtagttattGATTAGTTAATACTACTAGTGTTATCGGTGtgctattacttactaattagTTAATCAGTTTCGTGTCagttctaaagtgttacccaaaaatgttcatttcacTCCAGCGCATACCTATAAATAGTCAAACCAGAGAAACCGATCATTTTGCAGTGGTCTCTTAATTTTTTCCAGAGCTGTATATTGCATTTATACATGTTTATGAGAATTTTGCTCAAGTTATGGTTTATTTCCCATCCAAATGCTTAAGGTTACTGACTGCACTTAAATCTGTGTTATTAAAAATGACCCGAGACCAGCAATTATGCATTGTAGTTCAGATTTATTTATGGTTATTAAGTTGTTAACAAAGCATTATCTAACTCTTTACATataagctaattaaaaaaacagtgaCGATGAATGAAGAACTCACTACTTGTATAGAGTCTattaatatattacagtttataaactaTGAATTAACTATAAACTAATAGTTTGCAAATGATTTGTAAGTACTTtattagcatatatttattataaagtgttacagaaAAGATGAGGAAAAGAAAATGCCACACGAACGTCTCTTTATTctcttgtttatttatgtagGACGAAGAGACAGATCCGGGATCAGTAACAAGTTACACTTAAAAAGGTATTAACATTCTGGGTTTACTACTAtaacaaaacacacaatatacaGGAATATCAAACTCGTATTAGCCATTCAAGTTCAAGGATTCTTCGCGATTTTCATCTGAAATCATATGTTTTCAGATGAAAAATGTCTGAGGCATATGAAGTTACTGTTCTCTTAAGGGAAACAGTAGGTAGCCACTGAATGTGTTGTGGTTACTCTGGCTATCCGATATCCTCCTGTTAGCCAAAAGTGTCACATAGACAACATCTCCGACCTCTAGGAGCAACACAGCTCCGTTTGAGGAGTTCACTACATTCCCAGCCTGATGAGCGTGTGCGATAACTACATGCTGTCCATTCTTGATAATAGAGACGGTTGATGGGGTTGCTTGACTAGCTGGACCATAGACAGAGATTCTGAACATGTACGCTCCTCTCAGTGGGGCTGTGAAAACACCTGAATCAAACAACAAGAGACACAGGAAAGATTCAGCTGCTACCAAACACACTGTTTAACAGTTTTGAAAGATGACCGATTATTTAGTTTTCTTATATAAATTACAACATCGCAGAGAGATTTGACTGAACGGAGGTTTCTCATTACTATAAGTTTAACGACTCCATTTGATTGATAATTACCTGTAATTGGGCTGTAGGCGTTTCCTATGTTTGTGAAGACGTTCCTGTAGGTTAGTGGGATGTCGGTGGTAAAGGGACCAATATTTCCACTGCTAGATTGCATCAGTCCAGCTGAAAAagctatctgtctgtctgttaatgaaaaacaaacaatacgTTTCACAACATTGCTTACTACGCTGAGAACACGACTGAACTGAACATAATTCAAGCACTGTTTCACCTCTGTTTTCCTTTCTCAGCTCCTCCACTTGACTCTGAGTAAGATTTGACATTTCTGTGGAGGAATAAAGATTCTGTTAAATGACATTTACAATGACACAATTTACACAGTATTTACACCCAATTTTACACTAACATTTACACTATGTATTACTTATGTATTGCATTGCTTGGATCATTGATAACAGAGTGAACATTTTCGTGAGATACCATCATTTTTCTTGTTCAGCTCTTGCAGGAGGAGCGTCTGTTGTTCTGCAGCTTGCTCAGCATCACTCAGTCGTGTCTCTAAAGCTCTGATGTTGGCTTTCTGCTCTGTAACGGTGGCGGTCAGCTCTCTCAGTGCTGCGTGGATGTCAGGAAAGTACAGATGGCAGTATTGGCTGTCATTTGAAGCTTCATCTCTCAGAGAGTCTGTCTGAGGTGGATTCTGTCTTCTGTCCTGAGATCTGAGCTGTTGACTGATCTCATTCTCAGCGAGTCCTCCATCTACCTGCTGCTGTACCACAAACACAAAGGTTTCCAGCAGCAGCAGGATACAAACTAAACTCTTCATTCTTCACCGATATTTGCTTCCAGCTCTTGCTCTGTTATCTCTCACAGCCGCTCATGTTCTTTTATAGTGTCCCgactagggatgcaacgattatagattttgttggtacgattatagtctgaggaataatcacggtttcacgattattacgattattatgcatttattcatttcacaacataaaatcacataaacactctttagatattaaagtgttatttattgctgccttttgaaacagaaataacacagtaaccaatactacagcacaaaataataatactaaagaaaaaaaaagtccatctctcctattggaattaaaaaggtgacctctgctctgtaaatatccatgtcagtatttccttttgaaaataacaaatgtatttgatgttttcatttcattctttctacatttcttttggacctgagggacagaacttggaaagatggtgaaaaataaattgacttatgaataatactataacagggatgataaatcacaatattaatgaagtattattaatatatgactaatattaactttatttatcccacagaggacactgttactaatgagggaataaactaaactattattgtaatcaactgtcatcaatacttattcattttaataatctttattcatctgattttacataaggcctgagaaaatcatctctattattttggtttgtgagatcgagatcgagctgcccacacaaacatttaggaggacagaaacgtgttgtcaacgctgcccagcgactttcattaataaaatagcttagatactggatcgctacattatattaatcagcaaagagggggcaaaatgactgtttaaataactaaactcaaatcttcattgtttgtagtgacgcagatgcaggtaggctaaAGCCTCGTTTATACTCGCGCCTGGCTCCGCTTCGCGAGCCTCCGCTGACTGCGCGCGCTTCACACACGCGCTCGCGCTCTCTCTCaccgcactatttcatctctgaagcGGCAGAATGTTAGCGCTAACGAACGTCGCGTCAGGTGGTCCTTGccttcacgtcgtgcattaaaatcgtttattgcacagccagaacaggttggctagctgtgcattatcccttatgtattcACTCTTTAACAGCGATTTTTACGGCAATATtgatgtacccaaatttaaaatggtcccacactatcgaattcagtcatttctctggtggaaataaaggatcgctgtttggttcctctgtcatagttaatctagtagcctccgtgtctctgataagcacggcattttaagctggtgcaccgctagtgtaactttgttttcgttttgctcatgtttcaacagttccattccatacaacagaaacactcggtatagcggagcctttacgattaattaaccgtgacgttttaaagcgcggttaatcgtAAAACCGGTAAATCGCTGCATCCCTAGTCCCGACACATTGTCTTCTGAACAAGATTTATATTTCTTCAGATAAAAAAGTAGATAAACAAGTTAATTGTTAATTGCAATCAAAGGAAGGATGTTCGGGTCCAGTAGATATTCagctgtacactgtaaaaaatgtgttgttgtttcaacttaaaaagtaAGTGTTCGTGCTGCCTTAAAAAGTCAAGTtttgtgaacttaaattgtgaagttgtcttaactgacaataaagttgacaggacttacaaaaacaagtgcaataaacaatgtttaacaaatttaaaatggtcccacactatcgaattcagtcatttctctggtggaaataaaggatcgctNNNNNNNNNNNNNNNNNNNNNNNNNNNNNNNNNNNNNNNNNNNNNNNNNNNNNNNNNNNNNNNNNNNNNNNNNNNNNNNNNNNNNNNNNNNNNNNNNNNNTCTAATGCACATGTAAAAAATATAGTTCGCAACTTATCacactatttttatatttcacgTCACAGCACAATGTTAGCACCAACGACATAAGGGTGGTTCTCTAATTGTAGGTACATTTGGTGTCCAAGAAATCATGATTTTCAGCTATATAAGACACTATTTCCAGAAAATAGTATATTGTTATGACCTTTTACATTCTGTGATCAATGACAAGGAGtagaacattattaaaataataatataactatttgaaaaagctgaaaaaatgaCTTTGGATACCAAATGTACCTGTAATTACAGAATCACCAATAAGCAAAAGTTAGCATAAGTGCATACCGGCAGGTGGGCGTGCCACGTAATCATGTTCCTCAACATGAATGGATTCATTGGGTGCATTCTCTAAGACCGCCGGCTGCTCCTGGACACGTACATCCACGCCAAGTCGAACGGCAGTTCTCTCAAAAGCTGACAGCCTTTGAGGGGGTACATGGAAATTGTTCCAAGGGA
The sequence above is drawn from the Onychostoma macrolepis isolate SWU-2019 chromosome 04, ASM1243209v1, whole genome shotgun sequence genome and encodes:
- the LOC131539161 gene encoding cerebellin-4-like, which gives rise to MKSLVCILLLLETFVFVVQQQVDGGLAENEISQQLRSQDRRQNPPQTDSLRDEASNDSQYCHLYFPDIHAALRELTATVTEQKANIRALETRLSDAEQAAEQQTLLLQELNKKNDEMSNLTQSQVEELRKENRDRQIAFSAGLMQSSSGNIGPFTTDIPLTYRNVFTNIGNAYSPITGVFTAPLRGAYMFRISVYGPASQATPSTVSIIKNGQHVVIAHAHQAGNVVNSSNGAVLLLEVGDVVYVTLLANRRISDSQSNHNTFSGYLLFPLREQ